GATTGTGTAGGGGCGGTTGGCGTAGGCCGAGTCGGATGCCCCGACCGACAGCACCATGGATCGGTCTTCGTATGTCGTCGCCGCGCTGATCTCGGTGAGCGTGCTACCGCGCTGCAACTCGCGGCACTCGGGGCACACATGGGTTACCGATTCGTTGAGGCGAGTCAACGGCACCGTCCAACTGACGGTGTTCGTCGTGTTGTCGAACACGGCAGTAGCCGGCGTGGTGACCGTCCGGAAGGTCGATCGGTTCGATACCTCGAGGGTGGCGTACGGCGGTTCCTGCCGGAACGTGCGGCTGGCATTCACCTTGATCGAGACGTTGCCGGTGACCGCGGTCATCGAGAACGACGTGGCCGAGTCGGGGTGAGCACTGGGGTCGTCGAGGTCGACCACTGTCGTGTCGAACACCAGGGACGTGCTCTGCAGTGTGATGTCACCCTGCACGATGTCGGCCGACGGCGCCGACGACGTGGGGATCTCGCGGCCACAGCGAGCCTGCAGGCCGAAGATGGTGACATTGCTCGGGCAGAAGTAGCCGGTGTCGCCTACCGGGTCGGTGATGAGTGGCGTGTGCGGGGGCGGCGGTGCGCTCGACGCCGCCGCGGGGAGCAGCATTGCGGCGCCGAGGGCCAAGGCGGCGACCACCTTCGCTATCGGATGTCTCGTGCGGTTCAGGACCATTCGTTGCCTCCGGGGATAGACGCGCCCGAGGTGGCCGCGTCGAGGGGTCAACGGGGCGGGAACCCACTGGGGTTGCGCGTTGCCCGCGGGGGAGCGTCGTTAGGCTCGCCCGATGGACTGGCTCGACCGCATGGCGCAACGGACGCCCACTGTCCCGTTGGCCGACGACGAGACCGGCTGCACGTTGTGGCTGAAGCTGGAGTACACGCTGCCCAGCGGCTCGACCAAGGACCGGGTGGCCGCGGCCGTTTTGCGTGACGGGTTGGCACGTGGGGCCATCGGCGAGCAGACGACGGTGGTCGAAGCTTCGAGCGGGTCGACGTCGATCGCGCTGGCCATGGCCTGTGCCGTGCTCGGGCTGCGGTTCGTGGCGGTCATGCCCGACGCGGTGAGCAACGAACGGGTGCTGTTGATCCGCCGCTACGGCGCCGAGGTCGTGCTGGCCGACGGCATGCTCGGCGCCCTCGACCGCGCCGCCGGCATGGCCAAGGACGACCCCGCCGTGTTCCTGTGCCGGCAGTTCGAGAACCCGTTGAACGCCGAGGCCCATCGCCTGGGTACCGCCCCCGAGCTCATGTCCCAAGTCGACGGTCCGATCCACGGCTTCGTGGCCGGCGTCGGCACCGGCGGCACGTTGATGGGCGTCGGCGCCGCGCTGCGGGAGGCCGGACTCGACACCCGCATCGCCCAGGTGCTGCCCGGCCCCGGCGCGCCGTTCGCGGGCCAACCCGAGGTCTGCGGCGGCATCCCGGGGATCGTCGAAGGGTTCAGCAGCCTGCTCGACACCGAGAGCATCGGTGCCGACGACGACATCGAGGTAGCCGACGCCGACTCGGTGGCCACGGCGCGGGAACTGTGCGCCCGCGGCCTCGGCGTCGGCCCGTCGAGCGGGCTCAACGTGGCCGGTGCCCGGGCTATGGCCCGACGGCTGGGGCCGGGGCACAACGTCGCCACCGTCTTGTGCGACCGCGTGGAGCGGTACTTCTCGACCTCGCTGTTCGACGACCTGCGCGCCGACTGAAGTTGCGTAGGGATCGCGCTGGAAAACGGCGCGATTTCTACGCAACTTCGAGATTGGCGGGGCGCTGCCGCTACCGTGCCAGGGGTGGCACCTGACGACCTCAAGCAGCCGATCATCATGCTGGCCGACCGGGTGCTGGTGCAGATCCCGCAAACCGAAGGCGAGCGGCGGTCGCGTGCCGGCATCCTGATCCCCGCCACCGCCCAGGTGTCGAAGCGCCTGGCGTGGGCCGAGGTGGTGGCCGTGGGGCCGCATGTCCGCAACATCAAGACGGGGGACCGCGTGCTGTTCAATCCCGAAGACCGTTACGAGGTCGAGGTGCGAGGCGAGGAGTACCTCATCCTGCGCGAACGCGACATCCACGCGGTGGCCTCGGAACGCATCGAATCAGGCACGGGGCTCTACCTATGACAGCGATCAAGTACAACGAACAGGGGCTGGTCCCCGCCATCGCCCAGGACAAGGCCACCGGCCAGGTGCTCATGCTGGCGTGGATGAACGAGGCCACCCTGCAGGAGACCCTCGACACCGGCCGCATGGTCTATTGGAGCCGGTCGCGCCAGGAGCGCTGGGCCAAGGGCGACACCAGCGGCGACATCCAAAAGGTTGTCGAAGCCCGCTACGACTGCGACAGCGACGCCCTCCTCTTCCTCGTCGAGCAGGTGGGCGGCGGGGCCTGCCACACCGGCGAGTTCACGTGCTTCTACCGCGCCTTCGGTGACGAGCCCCAGTAGGGAGGAGTTCCGGGCGCTGGCGCGCGACCACACGGTGGTGCCCCTGTGGCGCCACGTGGTGGGCGACCTGACGACGCCCGTGTCCGCCTTCCTGCGCACGGTGGGCGACGAGCCCGGCTTCCTGCTGGAGTCGGTGGAGCGCGAACGCTGGAGCCGGTGGTCGTTCGTCGGCCGCCGCCCGGCGGTGACGTTCACGGCGCGGGGCAACCAGGTGACCGTCGATGCCACGGTCCACCCGTCGATCCCCCTCGACCGCGGCATCCTCGCCACCCTCGAAGGCGTGCTGGCCCGCTACCGGGCGCCGCAGTTGCCCGAGCTGCCGCCGCTGCACAGCGGCGTGGTCGGCTACCTCGGCTACGACGTGGTGCGCGAGGTGGAGCGGCTGCCCAACGTGCCGCCCGACGACCGCAACTACCCCGACGCCGTGCTGTCGGTGATCAGCGAGTTGGCGGCCTACGACCACTGGCAACAGCGGGTGGTGCTGGTGGCCAACGCCTGGATCCCCGACGACGCCACCGAGGCCGACCTCGACCGCGCCTACGACGAGGCCGCGGCCCGGCTCGACGGCTTGGCCCGCGACGGCGCCCGTCCGCTCGACGAGCCGGTGTTGGAGCCCCCCACCCGGGAGGAGGGGCTGGCCGACGTGCACCGCTGTACCTCGCCCGACGACTACGCCCGTGCCGTCGAAGCGGCCCGCGAGTACATCCTGGCGGGCGACATCTTCCAGGTGGTGCTGTCGCAGCGCTTCGACCTGCAACTCGACGCCTTGCCGTTCGACTTCTACCGGGCGCTGCGCCAGGTCAACCCGTCGCCCTACATGTACTTCATGCGCCATCCCGAGCTGTCGGTCATCGGCTCGTCGCCCGAGCCCATGGTGAAGCTGGTCGACGGCACGGTGATCTCCCGGCCCATCGCGGGCACCCGCCGCCGGGGTCGCACCGAGGAAGACGACCGTCGCATGGCGGCCGAGTTGCGCGAGCACCCCAAGGAGATCGCCGAGCACGTCATGCTCGTCGACCTGGCCCGCAACGACGTGGGCCGGGTGGTCGAGTTCGGCACCGAGCAGGTCGACGAGCTCATGACGCTGGAGCACTACAGCCACGTCATGCACATGACCTCGCAGGTGACAGGGCGGTTGCGCCAGGGCCTTGGCCCCATCGACGTCTTGCGGGCCACCCTCCCGGCGGGCACCGTCTCGGGTGCGCCCAAGGTGCGGGCCATGGAGATCATCGACGAGCTCGAACCGATGAAACGGGGGCCGTACGCGGGCGTCGTCGGCTACATCGACTTCTCCGGCAACGTCGACACCGCCATCGCCATCCGCACCATGTTCGTGCGCCCCGACGGCCTGGCCTCGGTGCAGGCGGGCGCCGGAATCGTGGTCGACAGCGACCCTGCGGCGGAAGACCTGGAGTGCCGCAACAAGGCCGCCGCGTTGCTCGCTGCCGTGCCCGCGGCCCGGCGCATGACCGCAGCGCGCCACAATCGTTGACCTGATGGGCGATTACGAGACGCTCCGGGACGGCACCGGCGCGGTGTGGCTGCCTCGCGACGTGCTGCGGGCCGTCGGACCCGACGCCGTGTCGTTCCTCCAGGGCCAGTTGAGCCAGGACGTGGCGGCGTTGCCGGTGGGGGGCTCGGCGTGGTCGTTCCTGTTGCAGCCCCAAGGCAAGGTCGACGCCCTGCTCCGGGTGACCCGCACGGCCGAAGACGAACTGGTCCTCGACGTCGAGGCCGGGCACGGCGAGGCCGTGCTGGCCCGGCTCAACCGGTTCAAGCTGCGGGTGAAGGCGGAGTTGGAGATGGTGGGCGACTGGCGCTGCCTGGCCGTGCGCGGCACCGAGCCCGAGGGTGCCGTGGTGGCGGTCCCCGCCTTCGGCACGGGCGGCGACCTCCTGGGGGTCGATATCGCCGTCCCCGACGGCGTGCCGCTGTGCGACCTCGGGGCCTACGAGCGCCTGCGCATCGAGCACGGCTGGCCCGCCATGGGCGCCGAGCTCACGGAGAAGACGATCCCTGCCGAGGCGGGCATCGTCGACCGCACCGTGAGCTTCACCAAGGGCTGTTACACCGGCCAGGAGCTGGTGGCCCGCATCGACTCGCGGGGCGGCAACGTGCCGCGTCGCCTGCGCGGCGTGGTCCTCCAAGGACCGGCTGAGCCGGGCGCCACCGTCGAGGTCGACGGCACCGAAGCCGGCGTGCTCACCAGCGTCGTGGGCACGGTGGCGTTGGCCTACGTCCGTCGCGATGTGGAGCCGCCTGTGGCGGCAACCGTGGCCGGCAGTCCCGCCGAGGTGCGACCGCTGCCCCTGGTGCCGTGAAGCGCGCTGCGTTGCTGCTGGCCGTCGCACTGGCGGGCTGCTCGACGGGCGGCGTCAAGCCCTTGCCTGCCCCGCCCACCACCAAGCCGCGACCGTCGACCACGGCGGTGCCCGACTACAGCGGCGTCATGCTCAAGGAGGTGCCGGGGCGTGTCACCAGCACCATCCCGCTCACGCCAGGGCGAGCCACCATCAACGGCGTGGTGGCTGCTCCCGACGGTGCCGTGCCCGGCGCCATCGTGCACTTCGAGCGGCTGGTCGACGACGGAGTTGCTTTCTTCGACTTGCCCACCGCGCCTGACGGCACATTTGCCTTGCCCAACATCAAGGGCGGCCGCTGGCGGGTCCGCGCTTTCCGGGCGCCCGACCTGGCCCTGGTGAAACCGGAGCTGTTCTTCCTGGAGGAGACAGAGACGAAGACGCT
The Acidimicrobiales bacterium DNA segment above includes these coding regions:
- a CDS encoding cysteine synthase family protein; its protein translation is MDWLDRMAQRTPTVPLADDETGCTLWLKLEYTLPSGSTKDRVAAAVLRDGLARGAIGEQTTVVEASSGSTSIALAMACAVLGLRFVAVMPDAVSNERVLLIRRYGAEVVLADGMLGALDRAAGMAKDDPAVFLCRQFENPLNAEAHRLGTAPELMSQVDGPIHGFVAGVGTGGTLMGVGAALREAGLDTRIAQVLPGPGAPFAGQPEVCGGIPGIVEGFSSLLDTESIGADDDIEVADADSVATARELCARGLGVGPSSGLNVAGARAMARRLGPGHNVATVLCDRVERYFSTSLFDDLRAD
- a CDS encoding co-chaperone GroES — its product is MAPDDLKQPIIMLADRVLVQIPQTEGERRSRAGILIPATAQVSKRLAWAEVVAVGPHVRNIKTGDRVLFNPEDRYEVEVRGEEYLILRERDIHAVASERIESGTGLYL
- the hisI gene encoding phosphoribosyl-AMP cyclohydrolase; protein product: MTAIKYNEQGLVPAIAQDKATGQVLMLAWMNEATLQETLDTGRMVYWSRSRQERWAKGDTSGDIQKVVEARYDCDSDALLFLVEQVGGGACHTGEFTCFYRAFGDEPQ
- the trpE gene encoding anthranilate synthase component I, which produces MTSPSREEFRALARDHTVVPLWRHVVGDLTTPVSAFLRTVGDEPGFLLESVERERWSRWSFVGRRPAVTFTARGNQVTVDATVHPSIPLDRGILATLEGVLARYRAPQLPELPPLHSGVVGYLGYDVVREVERLPNVPPDDRNYPDAVLSVISELAAYDHWQQRVVLVANAWIPDDATEADLDRAYDEAAARLDGLARDGARPLDEPVLEPPTREEGLADVHRCTSPDDYARAVEAAREYILAGDIFQVVLSQRFDLQLDALPFDFYRALRQVNPSPYMYFMRHPELSVIGSSPEPMVKLVDGTVISRPIAGTRRRGRTEEDDRRMAAELREHPKEIAEHVMLVDLARNDVGRVVEFGTEQVDELMTLEHYSHVMHMTSQVTGRLRQGLGPIDVLRATLPAGTVSGAPKVRAMEIIDELEPMKRGPYAGVVGYIDFSGNVDTAIAIRTMFVRPDGLASVQAGAGIVVDSDPAAEDLECRNKAAALLAAVPAARRMTAARHNR